CAAAATTCCTTAAAAAGGAAAAGCACTCTGTCCGTCCACCTGTGAAGCATAATTGGTCTCTGCCTGGAAGTAGTATGGATTTGAAGCCTCCACAGATTTTTCAGCATGAATTGAtacaaaatttctcatttaatATGTTCTGCAAGGTACAAGGCACAAGGCACTGTAGAGTTTTTCCACTTATGTACTAATTAAGTTGTGTATCTATTGAATCTTGAGCATTTTCAGTCTGACATAATTCTTAACTAATATGTTTATTGATTTGTGATCACAAAATTTTACTGGTATTCCACACACCGTCTTCTAAGCATGTACTGTGGAACTATTGCAGATTCCTGTGAACAGGGTTCAAACTTATGGTGATTTGCGAAATGTTCTAATGAAGAGAATATTTCTTTCTGCTTTGCATTTCCGAATTAATACAAGATACAAGGTCCACTTTTAGACTCACcaaattttcagttttgtaCCATGGCAAAAGTTGCTACTTTGCCGGATTCCTTTTATGTTCtatatttgagtatcttcatGATACTTCATGCACTGACTTagataatatttgaaaatttcagaGTTCAAATCCACCATTTACTTCAATTGAATTGGATCATAGTGACTCTGGAAGGGAAGGATGCACAGTTACTACTCTTACTGTAACTTCTGAACCCAAGAACTGGCAAACTGCAATAAGAGTTGCTGTTCATGAGGTTTGCGTTTCTGTCTTGCACTACTCTGGAATTGAAAAACTTGTTTATGGGTTTTTATTGTAGTACGCATGCTATCAATACTGAGAAGTTCTGTACTGCCAATAGATGGGACCTTGACAATATTGCAACATTTACAAAGTCAACCTTCATTTTatctcaaaaagaaaaaaaaatttgaccatGGAACATAACTCTTCACCTTTTATgcttatttttatatatatcccCTTATCTCACAGCAATGAATCAACAACATATTtgatttccttttgttttttttttctgttatgAAACTAAGAATAATGAATGACCACTTAGACGTCTTGGTCTACAAGCTGTAAACAGTGTATACTGTGTtccctaaatttttttttctttgttgttctGTGTAGGTTAGAAGGCTGAAAGAGTTCGGTGTTACTGAGGGTGAATTGACACGTTATATAGATGCTCTATTAAAAGACAGTGAGCATCTAGCGGCTATGATAGATAATGTATCTTCAGTTGATAATTTGGATTTCATTATGGAGAGTGATGCACTGGGCCACACTGTAATGGATCAGAGACAAGGGCATGACAGTCTGGTTGCTGTTGCTGGAACTGTTACTCTTGAGGAGGTAATAATTAATCATTCATTATTTGTTAGTGTCACTTGGTATTGTAATTTAAgtgtgtgcatatatatatattataaaaaccAGATATGAGAACATGTAGACTGTTTGTATTTTGATTGTACAGAGCACATAATATGTTCCGGGCTGTACAATTTAGATGATGATGCAATTTAGAGGGTCTGAGGCTTGTAATGGATAATGTagtttcattgtttttttgCTCCTGAAAATTGGATAAACaactaagttgattttttgaagcaaatatattgttttttattctttaaaatgaagtCCCAAAATATTGTCTAATCCTTGAactttatatttattaaattttcagttattttgtttttttttcatttttctaatttttttgtaattgtGTAGGTTAATTCTATTGGTGCCAAGGTGTTGGAATTTGTTGCTGATTTTGGAAAGCCTACAGCACCCCTTCCTGCAGCAATTGTTGCTTGTGTTCCAAAAAAAGTGCATGTTGATGGAAAGGATGAAActgagttcaccatttccccTGATGAGATTACAGCTGCTACGAGAGCTGGATTGGAGGACCACATCGAACCTGAGCCAGAGGTGTTGTTCCTTATAAACTTGGCCTGCTTCCTCCCTTAACTTCGTTGTTTGGATATCTCTGGAAAGTTCTTCCTGACTACattgttttctggtcttctgtttttgtttgtgcAGCTTGAGGTCCCAAAAGAATTGATATCTTCATCGCATTTACAGGATTTAAGGCAGGAACGCATGCCATCCTTCATCACCTGTAGTCCAGAAACAAGTATGACAAGAATTTATGACAAGGAAACAGGGATCACTAGAGCTCGTCTTTCAAATGGGATTTCTGTAAACTACAAGGTATCTCTTGCTTATGTTTTACTTGGACTTGGTCGTATACTTGTTTTTTAGTTTCTCTTCTATTGAATAAAGTTTCAGCGCTCATCACTGTATAAGAAGATTGAATTATATGAATATGTGGAAGGATGATGTAGCTTGATCACATCACGTCATACATTATTGTGGGCTATATTAGCAGTGGTGTAGCTGAGATTGATTGTCATTTAAAACTTCAGATGCCATGCCCCAGCTATATTTTCTCTAATTTGTGTGCTTACCAATGCAGCAAACTCGCTGCTTAGGAACTAGGATCTACAAGCTCTTAAGATTTAAGGAGTTAAACACTTACAGATTTTAGGAATTATGATTCACTCCCAGGTTTCTCACCTTTATTAGGCTACACACCCTAGTTAAGGCTTCACACCGATCCCATCACAGGAGAACTCAGAAGCATCTGATAattctctctgtttttttttttgaaacgaAGATAACtcttaattaataaaacatGATACAGTAATTTGGCGCTTGCACTTATACTAGAGCATATAACTGACAAACTAGTGTTAAAGACTCATTAGGACTCTTGAAGGAAATCTTAAAACTTCTAAACTGAAATAACACTTTAAAAAGACACAAAGCAGAAACTTGAAAGAACACAAATGTTAGAGACTTATAGAATCAGACTTAGCTTCCAAGCTGCTGAAATCATAACGAGAGCAATTAATCAAGCCCCTGGAAAGAGAATGATTAGATAAACTCTAtccatttcttttgcacaTAAGCCTTTAATGGTTTGACTGTGATGTCCTCAGCACTTACTTCCacggttatatatatatatatatatatatatattatatgagTAATAGCTACTAACACTTAttcatgtgtttcttttatgACTTAATCAAAGATTTCAAAAAGTGAGGCTCGGGGAGGTGTGATGAGGCTTATAGTTGGGGGTGGACGGGCAACTGAAAGTTCTCAATCAAAAGGTTCTGTTGTTGTGGGTGTACGTACTCTTAGCGAGGGAGGTCGTGTTGGCAACTTTTCAAGGGAGCAGGTATGCTATTACTCTCTTATTCCCCTTTGTAAATTCTTTTTTATAGTGCTGCTCAATATAGGAGATTCTATTTATTGTGAGCCGTGTTACAATGTTTTACATACAGCTTCAATTGATCCCACTGTTTTGGGTCAAggagttttttttcctttgggTTTTGGCTTTAGTGTCTTCTtgttttgttatatgttgatcaACTCCTTTCTTCAAGAAGCAAACTTGTGTTCCTTATAGGGGAAAGAAAACCTACCCCgcaaattatttttaattccAGTATTCTATAGTATTCGATGTGTCTTGTACTGATGATGTTCAATTATTCATTGAAGCCAACTTACATTACACTGATTACAGTAATTGCAAGAATAGACATGGCTTAGTAATGATAGGAGAACCTGGTGAATATACTTAGATTATTTTATATGGTAttgtataataattttttaaataagtaTACGTAGCTGCGCTTAGCTCATTTTGAGATCGTTACATATACATGCATGATTGTTCTCAGGTAGAACTGTTCTGTGTGAATCACTTGATTAATTGCTCATTGGAGTCAACAGAGGAATTTATTTCTATGGAATTCCGTTTCACTTTAAGAGATAATGGGATGCGTGCCGCTTTCCAATTGCTTCACATGGTACTTGAGGTAATCCGATGGTGACTTTTAGTCTTTGTCCTAACTTTTGGATTTTGTGGGTTCATTTCTTGTTATTTATGTCCGCATGTTTGGTCCATGTCTTGTACAAGTCATCTCCAATTTATAGGCATGCATTATAAAGTATTATAAAGTATAAATTCTAGGACAGATGATTGACAGTAATGGTTGCTGACTTGCAGCACAGTGTATGGCTCGATGATGCATTCGATAGAGCAAGACAATTATATTTTTCGTATTACCGCTCCATCCCCAAAAGTTTGGAGCGCTCAACTGCTCACAAACTCATGTTGGCAATGTTGGATGGGGATGAGCGTTTTGTAGAACCTACACCATCGTCCTTACAAAATTTAACTTTGCAATCTGTTAAGGATGCAGTGATGAACCAATTTGTTGGCAATAACATGGAGGTGTGCTTTATCCCACctgctgatttttttttctgccaAATAATAAACATTCATTCATATAAGCTGTATGCATGTGTTTAGGTAAGTATTGTTGGGGACTTCACTGAGGAGGAAATCGAGTCGTGTATTCTTGATTACTTGGGAACAGTACAGTCAGCAAAAAATTCTGATATTGAGCAGAAGTATGATCCGGTTGTGTTTCGAGCATCTTCTGATTTGCAGTCTCAAGAAGTGAGTAGTTATAGATAATAGATCTATTTGGATGATTGAATGCTTATAATGGTTTTGATGATTACATGTCTATAAATGTTGGACCTATGCTTACAGTTTTTTTGCCTCCAAACAGGTGTTCTTGAAAGATACAGATGAGAGAGCATGTGCATATATTGCAGGTCCCGCACCAAATCGTTGGGGTTTTACTGTTGACGGTAAAGACCTGTTTGAGTCTATTACTGATATCTCTTCTAGTGATGGTGAGTTGCATTGAAATTGGAATTAGATATCAAATTTTATCTTTTTGGGATGTACTTTATGTGGTGAGGAATGGATTTTTTGAGCTCGATTTTGTCAAATTGCAGATGCGCAGCTGAAATCTGAAGAGCTAGTTGTGGAGACTCAGCATAGTCAAATTGATCTACAAAGAAAACTCCGTGGTCACCGGCTTTTCTTTGGCATTACAATGGGGCTCCTAGCTGAGATTATAAATTCCAGGTATGTCTTTTCCTGGGAAGTACAGAATTATCTGTCTTTGTTCTTCCGTATTCATTATCTGCTTTCTCTGTAATAGTGACCAAAATTGTCTTTTTTTCCCACTCTATGAGTCTTCCCTGGGAGGTTTTCTGATTTCTTTACAGCCATTTTGTAGCAACCACAACTTTATCTGAACATGAATGTTGGAGGTTCTGTTTAGTACCGAGACAGTGATATTTGTTCATCTCTTAAAGCCTCTGTTTCTAATGTAATAGGTTCTATTTTTCTGTTCCATTTAGTTAGACTGGAAAGCTCTTTTAGGTTGAGAGATAGGACTATTGGAGGcttgttaatcaaatttggTTTGGTGAGGAATGGATTTTTTGAGCTCGCTTTGTCTGATGACACTCTACGTGATTAGATTTGAGGGCTATGATGAGTCCCGCATCAAGACAACCTTACGTGTCATAAAATGTCTTAACATGCATTTTGCATTTGAATCACCGATCTCTAGTTATCTGAGTTTGTGATA
This genomic interval from Argentina anserina chromosome 1, drPotAnse1.1, whole genome shotgun sequence contains the following:
- the LOC126786585 gene encoding stromal processing peptidase, chloroplastic-like: MAAISSLVGSVPQIIPSSKICRDDGYSRRRAKNSVVSIRGSRLPLFSSQTRSLLDVGPGRSSLLRKKSSSWEQRISIFGEPLIGASFPQKYNSISSSFCKSRCSSWQNRSRHRLRMSTPSAFPDRTSFSLSNRKLEKAFVKDVHIPFATVGPDEPHAASTSWPGGILEKQEPDLVYSGVEQTEVEAFLSSELPSHPKLYRGQLKNGLRYLILPNKVPPTRFEAHMEVHVGSIDEEEVEQGIAHMIEHVAFLGSKKREKLLGTGARSNAYTDFHHTVFHIHSPSSTKDSDEDLLPNVLDALNEIAFHPKFLSSRVEKERRAILSELQMMNTIDYRVDCQLLQHLHSENKLSRRFPIGLEEQIKKWDVDKVRKFHERWYFPANATLYIVGDIENISKTIYQIEAVFGQTGQENGSAPTPSAFGAMASFLVPKLSAGLTGNFPTERLSDSIDQTKFLKKEKHSVRPPVKHNWSLPGSSMDLKPPQIFQHELIQNFSFNMFCKIPVNRVQTYGDLRNVLMKRIFLSALHFRINTRYKSSNPPFTSIELDHSDSGREGCTVTTLTVTSEPKNWQTAIRVAVHEVRRLKEFGVTEGELTRYIDALLKDSEHLAAMIDNVSSVDNLDFIMESDALGHTVMDQRQGHDSLVAVAGTVTLEEVNSIGAKVLEFVADFGKPTAPLPAAIVACVPKKVHVDGKDETEFTISPDEITAATRAGLEDHIEPEPELEVPKELISSSHLQDLRQERMPSFITCSPETSMTRIYDKETGITRARLSNGISVNYKISKSEARGGVMRLIVGGGRATESSQSKGSVVVGVRTLSEGGRVGNFSREQVELFCVNHLINCSLESTEEFISMEFRFTLRDNGMRAAFQLLHMVLEHSVWLDDAFDRARQLYFSYYRSIPKSLERSTAHKLMLAMLDGDERFVEPTPSSLQNLTLQSVKDAVMNQFVGNNMEVSIVGDFTEEEIESCILDYLGTVQSAKNSDIEQKYDPVVFRASSDLQSQEVFLKDTDERACAYIAGPAPNRWGFTVDGKDLFESITDISSSDDAQLKSEELVVETQHSQIDLQRKLRGHRLFFGITMGLLAEIINSRLFTMVRDSLGLTYDVSFELNLFDRLNLGWYVISVTSTPGKVHKAVDACKNVLRGLHSNKISQRELDRAKRTLLMRHEAEIKSNGYWLGLLAHLQASSVPRKDISCIKDLTTLYEIAAIEDVYFAYDQLRIDDNSLYSCVGIAGAQAGDEITEVEEPEGGLPGVFPVGRGLSTMTRPMT